The Streptomyces sp. R28 region AGACCGAGCTGCCGGAGCCGGGTGCGCGGGAGGTGCGGATCAAGGTCGCCGCGGCCGCGCTGAATCCCGTGGACGCGGGGGTGCGGGCCGGGGTCTTCGGGGGTGCGGGCAAGCGGATCGGGCTCGGGTGGGACGTGGCCGGGACCGTGGACGCGGTGGGTGTGGCCACTGCCTGGAGTGTCGGGGACGAGGTGGTGGCGCTCGACTACGGCATGGTCAAGCCGGTCGGCGCGCATGCCGAGTACGTCGTCGTCCCCGCGGACGCCGTCGCCAAGGCGCCGACCACGGTGGACGCCGTCCACGCGGCGACGCTGCCGCTGAACGCGCTGACCGCCGAACAGGCCCTGGGGCTGCTGGAGGTGACGCCGGGTCAGTCGCTGCTGGTGACGGGCGCGGCGGGCGCGGTCGGCGGGTACGCGGTCCAGATCGCCGCCCACCGGGGGATATCGGTCACCGCGCTGGCCCGGGAGGCGGACGAGGAGCTCGTACGGTCCCTGGGGGCGGCCCGTTTCACCGCCGGTGCCATCGAGGCGGGGAGCTTCGACGCCGTGCTGGACGCCGCGGTGCTCGGTGAGCCGGCGCTGGAGTGGGTGCGGGAGGGGGGCCGGTACGTCGGCGTCATTCCGCACGCCGAGCCCGCCTCTGTCCGGGGCGTGTGGACCGGGGCGGTCGAGGTGAGCGCCGACGGGGCGCGGCTGGCGGAGCTGGTGCGGCTGGTGGACGACGGGGTGCTGACGACCCGGGTGGCCGAGACGTTCGCGCTGGACGAGGCAGCCAAGGCGCACGCCCGGCTCGACGAGGGCGGGGTGCGCGGGCGGCTGGTGCTGGTGCCCTGAGGTGTGCTCGCGGCCGCGTGAGTGCGATCGGGCGCGGCTACCCCGGCTCCAGCCCCTGCGCGTACGCCGTCGGCGGCACCCCCACCGTCGCCGTGAAGTCCCGTACCAGATGGGCCTGGTCGGCGTAGCCGAGCTCGGTGGCGAGGGTGGCCCAGTCGACGTCGGTGCGGGTGCCGGCGTGTTCCAGGGCCTCGTGGATGCGGTAGCGGAGGATGACCCACTTCGGGGTGACGCCGACGTACGTGGAGAAGAGCCGTTGCAGCGCCCGCACCGAAAGGCCCTCCGCCCGGGCGAAGTCGCCGACGCGGCGGACCGTGCGGTCGGTGCGGATGTGCTGGACGAGGCTCATGGCGAGGTCGGCCTGGAGGTCCGGGGCGCAGGGGAGGGAGCGGATGAAGGCGTCGAGGGCGGCCACTCGGGCGTGGTCCTCGGCGGGGGTGACGATCGTGTGTGCGGCGTCGCCCGTCGCCTGCGGGAACACCTCCTGGGCGGGCAGCGCGCGGCCTGTCCACCGGGACACCGGCGCCTCAGGGGCGTACGGCCGGAATCCGCCGGGCCGGAACTTCACCCCGCAGACCCGGCCCCGTCCGGTCAGCTTGCGGGTGTACAGGCCGAGCGCGACCCCGGTGACCTCGGCGTACGGCGGCGCTTCCGCCTCGTCGGCCCCGTCCCACTGGAAGGTGAGGTTGACGGCCGGGTGCGGGACGATGTGGGAGGCGTAGGGCGCGGGCAGGTCCCAGTCGATCAGCCAGTACCACTCGACGTACCGGCGCAGCGGCTCGGCGGGCTCATGGCGGCGGAACCGTACGCGGTTCAGCAGTCCGGACGGGTCGACGATCCCGCGGGTGTCGTGGCGGGGTGCCTCCATGGCCGGATCGTACGTCGCGTTTCGGCGGCCGTCGCGTTTCTTCAAGAAGGGCGAGGGGTGGCTTTCCTACGGTCGAGTCATGGATACCAACGAGGTGAAGACGTACGGCATCGGTGAGCTGCTGGCCATGGCGCGCGAGCGGGCGGTTCCCGTGGTGCTGGGCATTCCCGAGGAGGCGCTCGCCGCTCCCACTCCCTGTGCCGAGTACGACGTGAAGGCCCTGGTCAATCACCTCTTCCAGGTGATCGTGCAGTTCCAGCGGCTGGCCGTGAAGGAGGCGTCGGACTTCGGTGAGACCCCCGACCGGGTCGCCGAGAGCCCCGAGTGGCGTGAGCGGCTCGTGGGCGAGGCGGACCGGCTGGTGGCCGCCTGGTCCGCGCCCGGCGCCGAGGAGGGCAGGACCGGCGGGATGGACATGCCCGCGCGGCTGGTCGGCTCGATGGCGCTGCTCGATCTGACCGTGCATGTGTGGGACCTGGCGCGGGCTACGGGCCAGGACTGTCCCGGCGTCGACGCGGCGGTCGTGGCGGAGCTGGCCGGCGCGGTGGACGAGCTGGCGCCGACGGCCAGGAAGATGGGGGTGTTCGGGGAGGCGGCGCCGGAGCCGGAGGGGGCGTCGGCGTTCGAGCGGCTGCTCGCGCGGACCGGCAGGGATCCGTACTGGCAGTAGGCCCGCGGGTCGGCGATGGTCGGCGGTGCCGGTCCCGGCGGGCTGCGAACAGTCCCCGGCGGATCCCGGCGGGCTGGGAATAGCCCTCGGCCGGTTCCCGTTCTCCGGGTATAGTTTAACAGTCAACAATCTGGAGGGTGAGCGACCATGCAGTTCGGGATCTTCAGCGTCGGCGACGTCACGCCGGACCCCACCACGGGCCGTACGCCGACCGAGCGCGACCGCATCAAGGCCATGGTCGCCATCGCGCTGAAGGCCGAGGAGGTCGGGCTCGACGTCTTCGCGACCGGCGAGCACCACAACCCGCCGTTCGTGCCGTCGTCGCCGACGACGATGCTCGGCTACGTCGCGGCGCGCACCGAGCGCATCATCCTCTCCACCGCCACCACCCTCATCACCACCAACGACCCGGTGAAGATCGCCGAGGACTTCGCGATGCTCCAGCACCTGGCCGACGGGCGGGTGGACCTGATGATGGGCCGCGGCACCACCGGCCCGGTCTACCCCTGGTTCGGCCAGGACATCCGCCAGGGCATCAACCTCGCCGTCGAGAACTACGCCCTGCTGCACCGGCTGTGGCGCGAGGACGTCGTGAACTGGGAGGGCAAGTTCCGTACGCCCCTCCAGGGCTTCACCTCCACGCCGCGCCCGCTGGACGGCGTACCGCCGTTCGTCTGGCACGGCTCCATCCGCTCGCCGGAGATCGCCGAGCAGGCCGCGTACTACGGCGACGGCTTCTTCCACAACAACATCTTCTGGCCGGCCGACCACACCAAGCAGATGGTCGAGCTGTACCGCACGCGTTACGCCCACTACGGGCACGGCACGCCCGAGCAGGCGATCGTGGGGCTGGGCGGGCACGTCTTCATGCGCCGCAACTCCCAGGACGCGGTGCGCGAGTTCCGGCCGTACTTCGACGTCGCGCCGGTGTACGGGCACGGGCCGTCGCTGGAGGACTTCACCGACCAGACGCCGCTGACCGTCGGCACGCCGGAGCAGGTCATCGAGAAGACCCTCGCCTTCCGCGAGTACGCGGGCGACTACCAGCGCCAGCTGTTCCTCGTCGACCACGCCGGGCTGCCGCTGAAGACCGTCCTGGAGCAGATCGACATGCTCGGCGAGGAGGTCGTACCGGTGCTGCGCAAGGAGTTCGCGTCCAGGCGGCCGGCCGAGGTGCCGGACGCCCCCACTCACGCTTCCCTGCTGGCGGAGAAGGGTTCGGAAGACGTGACCGTCGCATGAAGGCCGTTCAGGCCGAACGGGGGGCTGGGGCGGAGCCCTCAGGGGCGGTCCTGTGACGGTGAGAGCCCAGTAAGAAGGGTGATCGTAACCCCGCTCACACGGCCGAACCGCCGGAGGCCTTGGCAGTATGAACCCGTGCCCCAGACTGTGCTCCTCGCCGAAGACGACCGCGCCATCCGCAACGCCCTGGAGCGGGCGCTGACCCTGGAGGGCTATCAGGTCACCGCGGTCGCCGACGGGGTCGAGGCGCTGGCGCAGGCCCATCGCACGCCGCCGGACGTGCTCGTGCTGGACGTGATGATGCCCGGCATCGACGGGCTCCAGGTGTGCCGGGTGCTGCGCGCCGAGGGCGACCGCACCCCGATCCTGATGCTGACGGCGCTCGTGGAGACCCAGGACCGGATCGCCGGCCTGGACGCGGGCGCCG contains the following coding sequences:
- a CDS encoding NADP-dependent oxidoreductase → MRAVVVNSFGGPEVVEVVETELPEPGAREVRIKVAAAALNPVDAGVRAGVFGGAGKRIGLGWDVAGTVDAVGVATAWSVGDEVVALDYGMVKPVGAHAEYVVVPADAVAKAPTTVDAVHAATLPLNALTAEQALGLLEVTPGQSLLVTGAAGAVGGYAVQIAAHRGISVTALAREADEELVRSLGAARFTAGAIEAGSFDAVLDAAVLGEPALEWVREGGRYVGVIPHAEPASVRGVWTGAVEVSADGARLAELVRLVDDGVLTTRVAETFALDEAAKAHARLDEGGVRGRLVLVP
- a CDS encoding DUF6597 domain-containing transcriptional factor yields the protein MEAPRHDTRGIVDPSGLLNRVRFRRHEPAEPLRRYVEWYWLIDWDLPAPYASHIVPHPAVNLTFQWDGADEAEAPPYAEVTGVALGLYTRKLTGRGRVCGVKFRPGGFRPYAPEAPVSRWTGRALPAQEVFPQATGDAAHTIVTPAEDHARVAALDAFIRSLPCAPDLQADLAMSLVQHIRTDRTVRRVGDFARAEGLSVRALQRLFSTYVGVTPKWVILRYRIHEALEHAGTRTDVDWATLATELGYADQAHLVRDFTATVGVPPTAYAQGLEPG
- a CDS encoding TIGR03086 family metal-binding protein; the encoded protein is MDTNEVKTYGIGELLAMARERAVPVVLGIPEEALAAPTPCAEYDVKALVNHLFQVIVQFQRLAVKEASDFGETPDRVAESPEWRERLVGEADRLVAAWSAPGAEEGRTGGMDMPARLVGSMALLDLTVHVWDLARATGQDCPGVDAAVVAELAGAVDELAPTARKMGVFGEAAPEPEGASAFERLLARTGRDPYWQ
- a CDS encoding LLM class flavin-dependent oxidoreductase, whose translation is MQFGIFSVGDVTPDPTTGRTPTERDRIKAMVAIALKAEEVGLDVFATGEHHNPPFVPSSPTTMLGYVAARTERIILSTATTLITTNDPVKIAEDFAMLQHLADGRVDLMMGRGTTGPVYPWFGQDIRQGINLAVENYALLHRLWREDVVNWEGKFRTPLQGFTSTPRPLDGVPPFVWHGSIRSPEIAEQAAYYGDGFFHNNIFWPADHTKQMVELYRTRYAHYGHGTPEQAIVGLGGHVFMRRNSQDAVREFRPYFDVAPVYGHGPSLEDFTDQTPLTVGTPEQVIEKTLAFREYAGDYQRQLFLVDHAGLPLKTVLEQIDMLGEEVVPVLRKEFASRRPAEVPDAPTHASLLAEKGSEDVTVA